In Micromonospora purpureochromogenes, a single window of DNA contains:
- a CDS encoding OsmC family protein: METDRDRVVASARAVLPATERRRTGMTTGGFTFVADEPHHGTLGEGPTPTEYLLMALASCTAQTLRQYVDYKYDTAGDITVEIDYHEPEQEGAERYLQRTITLSEDPDPDDLKVMHEIAEKSPVTLLIQFAWSVRTEFVGTR; encoded by the coding sequence ATGGAAACCGATCGGGATCGTGTCGTCGCATCCGCCCGAGCTGTCCTTCCGGCCACTGAGCGCCGGCGCACGGGCATGACCACCGGCGGCTTCACGTTCGTCGCCGATGAACCACACCACGGCACACTCGGCGAAGGCCCGACGCCGACGGAGTACCTGTTGATGGCGCTCGCGTCGTGCACTGCTCAGACGCTCAGGCAGTACGTCGACTACAAGTACGACACCGCCGGTGACATCACCGTCGAGATCGACTACCACGAGCCCGAGCAGGAAGGCGCAGAGCGTTACCTGCAGCGCACGATCACGCTGAGCGAAGACCCTGACCCCGACGACTTGAAGGTGATGCATGAGATTGCCGAGAAGTCCCCGGTGACCCTGCTGATTCAGTTCGCATGGAGCGTGAGGACCGAGTTCGTCGGAACGCGCTGA
- a CDS encoding transposase family protein, whose product MLSYPSTISLSSRTLNHLADLIRQHRNQHRSRWRRLDPGRQALLALAHLRNGDTYTRLAAGFAVGVATAWRYVQEAIVLLAAVAEDLATAMRRIRQLAYAILDGTLIPIDRVADQKPYYSGKHKRHGVNVQVIADAAGRLVWASPALPGSAHDLTAARIHGIIDALTSADVMTFADKGYQGARGSVRTPFKRRRFRPKLSRRQKTVNRAHARIRARGERAIATLKTWKILAKLRCCPRRATAIVQAILVLHHVEANRYAG is encoded by the coding sequence GTGCTGTCTTACCCTTCCACGATCTCGCTGTCCAGCCGCACCCTGAACCACCTCGCTGACCTCATCCGCCAGCACCGCAACCAGCATCGATCCCGGTGGCGGCGCCTCGATCCGGGCCGGCAGGCGCTGCTCGCCCTGGCCCACCTGCGCAACGGCGACACCTACACGCGGCTCGCCGCCGGGTTCGCCGTCGGCGTCGCCACCGCCTGGCGCTACGTACAGGAAGCGATCGTGCTGCTCGCAGCGGTCGCCGAGGATCTGGCCACGGCGATGCGGCGTATCCGGCAACTGGCGTACGCGATCCTGGACGGCACGTTGATTCCGATCGACCGCGTGGCAGACCAGAAGCCGTACTACTCCGGCAAGCACAAGCGCCATGGCGTGAACGTGCAGGTCATCGCCGATGCCGCCGGCCGGCTCGTCTGGGCCTCACCGGCACTGCCGGGCTCGGCGCACGACCTCACCGCCGCCCGCATCCACGGCATCATCGACGCGCTGACCAGCGCGGACGTGATGACCTTCGCCGACAAGGGCTACCAGGGCGCGCGGGGCAGCGTGCGCACGCCGTTCAAGCGGCGCCGCTTCCGGCCGAAGCTGTCGCGCCGGCAGAAGACGGTCAACCGGGCGCACGCGAGGATCCGAGCCCGCGGCGAACGGGCCATTGCCACGCTCAAGACCTGGAAGATCCTGGCCAAGCTGCGCTGCTGCCCGCGCCGCGCCACCGCAATCGTGCAGGCCATCCTCGTCTTGCACCACGTCGAAGCAAACCGCTACGCAGGATGA
- a CDS encoding TetR/AcrR family transcriptional regulator, whose protein sequence is MGDEQVAAPSRQRRISQRGIATRERILEAANRLMFVRGVNATTLDDVREASQTSKSQLYHHFADKQELVRALVKYRGALVLQRERGGLERLRSFSGLVRWRNALVQANSLNNGRYGCGLGSMAVELSDQDEQARSMLLETFAAWEKLISEGLHRMRDSGALRQDADPEKLATGLMAALQGGYLLANAAHNVAPMEVALDMALEHIKSFLTEPSGEPTR, encoded by the coding sequence ATGGGCGACGAGCAGGTGGCTGCGCCGTCGAGGCAGCGGAGGATCAGTCAACGGGGCATCGCGACGCGAGAGCGGATCCTCGAGGCGGCAAACCGGCTGATGTTCGTGCGGGGAGTGAACGCGACAACCCTTGACGACGTCCGCGAGGCAAGCCAGACGAGCAAGTCTCAGCTTTACCACCACTTCGCCGACAAGCAGGAGCTCGTGCGCGCGTTGGTCAAGTATCGAGGCGCGCTGGTGCTTCAGCGTGAGCGCGGCGGGCTCGAACGGCTGAGATCGTTCTCCGGGCTGGTCCGGTGGCGTAACGCGCTGGTCCAGGCCAACTCGCTGAACAACGGCAGATACGGGTGCGGCCTCGGGTCGATGGCTGTCGAGCTGTCCGATCAGGATGAGCAGGCTCGATCGATGCTGTTGGAAACGTTCGCGGCATGGGAAAAGCTGATCAGTGAGGGTCTGCACCGGATGCGGGACAGCGGTGCACTACGCCAGGACGCCGACCCGGAGAAGTTGGCCACGGGGTTGATGGCAGCTTTGCAAGGCGGCTACTTGCTGGCGAACGCCGCGCACAACGTCGCGCCCATGGAAGTTGCGCTGGACATGGCGCTGGAGCACATCAAATCGTTCCTCACGGAGCCGTCCGGCGAGCCGACCCGTTAA
- the msrA gene encoding peptide-methionine (S)-S-oxide reductase MsrA, protein MTTEKAILAGGCFWGMEELFRQQPGVVSTRVGYSGGDVPNATYRNHGTHAESIEVVYDTGKTDFRALLEFFFQIHDPSTKNRQGNDIGTSYRSAIFYTSDEQKRVAEDTIADVDASGLWPGKVVTEVTSAGDFWEAEPEHQNYLRTYPDGYTCHFPRPGWKLPKRATA, encoded by the coding sequence GTGACCACCGAAAAGGCGATCCTCGCCGGCGGCTGCTTCTGGGGCATGGAGGAGCTGTTCCGCCAACAGCCCGGCGTCGTGTCCACGCGCGTCGGCTACAGCGGCGGCGACGTCCCGAACGCCACCTACCGCAACCACGGCACCCACGCGGAGTCCATCGAGGTCGTCTACGACACCGGGAAGACCGACTTCCGCGCGCTGCTCGAGTTCTTCTTCCAGATCCACGACCCCTCAACGAAAAACCGCCAGGGCAACGACATCGGCACCAGCTACCGCTCGGCGATCTTCTACACCAGCGACGAGCAGAAGCGGGTCGCCGAGGACACGATCGCCGACGTCGACGCCTCGGGCCTGTGGCCCGGCAAGGTCGTCACCGAGGTCACCTCCGCAGGCGACTTCTGGGAAGCTGAGCCCGAGCACCAGAACTACCTGAGGACCTACCCCGACGGTTACACCTGCCATTTCCCCCGCCCCGGGTGGAAGCTCCCGAAGCGGGCGACCGCCTGA
- a CDS encoding NADP-dependent oxidoreductase translates to MKAIVVTDQAAGTAGMTLVERPEPVPALNDVVVQVHASGFVPTEMSWPSTWTDRLGRDRTPSIPGHELAGVVSALGYGTTGLSVGQRVFGLTDWTRDGTLAEYVAVEARNLAQLPGDVDFTVGASLPISGLTAWQGLFEHGRLQAGQCVLVHGAAGAVGSMVTQLAREAGAYVIGTGRTADREAALGFGAQEFVDLENDALEDVGGVDLVFDVIGGDIGKRSAGLIRAGGTLVSVVGPPEARPADGLAVDFVVLPDRAQLGELVRRVRDGRLQTNIGNVATLDDAVAALNPTKRITGKTIIRVRP, encoded by the coding sequence ATGAAGGCGATTGTGGTGACGGACCAGGCTGCGGGAACGGCCGGGATGACGCTGGTGGAGCGGCCCGAGCCGGTACCGGCGCTGAACGACGTCGTCGTTCAGGTTCATGCGTCGGGATTCGTCCCGACTGAGATGTCGTGGCCCTCGACCTGGACCGATCGCCTCGGCCGAGACCGGACGCCGTCGATCCCTGGGCACGAGCTGGCCGGGGTGGTTAGCGCTCTCGGGTACGGCACGACGGGCCTGTCTGTGGGACAGCGGGTGTTCGGCCTCACGGACTGGACCCGCGACGGCACCCTGGCCGAGTATGTGGCCGTCGAGGCGCGCAACCTCGCGCAGCTGCCCGGCGACGTCGACTTCACGGTGGGCGCGAGCCTGCCGATCTCGGGACTGACCGCGTGGCAGGGACTGTTCGAGCACGGCCGCCTTCAGGCGGGGCAGTGCGTCCTCGTACACGGCGCGGCCGGCGCAGTCGGTTCGATGGTGACGCAGCTCGCACGCGAGGCCGGCGCCTACGTCATCGGCACCGGGCGCACTGCCGACCGTGAGGCGGCGCTCGGCTTCGGCGCGCAGGAGTTCGTCGACCTGGAGAACGACGCCCTGGAAGACGTCGGCGGGGTCGATCTCGTGTTCGATGTCATCGGCGGCGACATCGGTAAGCGGTCGGCAGGCCTGATTCGCGCCGGCGGAACGCTGGTGTCCGTCGTCGGGCCGCCGGAGGCGCGGCCCGCCGACGGCCTGGCGGTCGACTTCGTCGTCCTGCCCGATCGCGCTCAACTCGGTGAGCTCGTCCGGCGGGTGCGGGACGGACGACTCCAGACAAACATCGGCAACGTCGCGACCCTCGACGACGCCGTCGCGGCTCTCAATCCGACCAAGCGGATCACCGGGAAGACGATCATCCGCGTTCGTCCCTGA
- a CDS encoding MFS transporter, which translates to MDPGRDADRPARLPDRPEGPRPAAQQGTADVAAGGQPYRHAAQGYAGTREKGEHPPSLVPEARTGSAMGLLGTMSAVGRALGPSVGGVLAEALGWQAVFLADLPLEVGAGVGLHELGEHRSSHGSHQRARPRARRRGHALAESAGGLPRGPGLRTRRGTSAARRRDPGVTFRGSVAAGHDVDVGDGAGHPARLVRQQERHRVRDVLRAAGRWLRRVPAQSDDVFNTSRPNLPRG; encoded by the coding sequence ATGGACCCGGGCCGCGACGCCGATCGGCCGGCGCGGCTGCCAGATCGCCCGGAAGGTCCCCGCCCCGCTGCGCAGCAGGGCACTGCCGACGTCGCAGCGGGCGGCCAGCCGTACCGCCACGCCGCCCAGGGCTACGCCGGCACGCGCGAGAAGGGCGAGCACCCACCATCGTTGGTGCCCGAGGCGCGCACGGGCAGCGCCATGGGGCTGCTCGGCACCATGTCGGCCGTAGGCAGGGCACTGGGACCGTCGGTCGGCGGTGTCCTGGCCGAGGCCCTCGGCTGGCAGGCCGTCTTCCTCGCCGATCTACCACTGGAAGTAGGGGCCGGGGTAGGCCTTCACGAACTAGGTGAGCACAGGTCGAGTCACGGATCTCACCAGCGGGCGCGACCACGTGCGCGCCGGCGGGGCCACGCTCTCGCCGAATCCGCTGGTGGTCTCCCCCGCGGGCCCGGGCTGCGGACGCGTAGGGGCACGTCCGCAGCCCGCCGGCGTGATCCCGGCGTTACGTTTCGAGGATCTGTTGCGGCCGGCCATGATGTCGACGTCGGCGATGGCGCCGGTCATCCAGCTCGACTTGTCCGGCAGCAGGAACGACACCGCGTTCGTGATGTCCTTCGGGCGGCCGGGCGCTGGTTACGCCGGGTGCCCGCTCAGTCCGATGACGTCTTCAATACGAGTCGTCCGAACCTGCCACGCGGTTGA
- a CDS encoding TetR/AcrR family transcriptional regulator, whose translation MSDSRGGAASPRRRRDADGTRAALLKAGAELFAERGYDHATTRDIGERAGVDAAMIARYFGGKAQLYIAVLREEMGDDVPVDILDPARMRHLVDRAVRRGPSPIYRVAIRPHDDPRAQAASRAELHRRIVGPLTARLAADGVDRPQEKAEVLTAAFIGVLTARASGAFDRLPDLSADDLTSLLLELLPPQH comes from the coding sequence ATGAGTGACTCGCGCGGCGGCGCGGCCTCCCCGCGGCGGCGCCGGGACGCGGACGGTACCCGGGCCGCGCTACTGAAAGCCGGAGCCGAGCTGTTCGCCGAGCGGGGCTACGACCACGCCACCACCAGGGACATCGGGGAGCGGGCCGGAGTGGACGCCGCCATGATCGCCCGCTACTTCGGCGGCAAGGCGCAGTTGTACATCGCCGTGCTGCGCGAGGAGATGGGTGACGACGTCCCCGTGGACATCCTCGACCCGGCCCGCATGCGGCACCTCGTCGACCGTGCCGTCCGCCGTGGACCCAGCCCGATCTACCGGGTCGCGATCCGGCCACACGACGATCCGCGGGCGCAGGCCGCGTCGCGGGCGGAGCTGCACAGGCGGATCGTCGGCCCGCTGACTGCCAGGCTGGCTGCCGACGGGGTGGACCGGCCGCAGGAGAAGGCGGAGGTACTCACCGCTGCGTTCATCGGCGTGCTCACCGCCCGGGCCTCTGGCGCATTCGACCGGCTGCCGGACCTCAGCGCCGACGATCTGACCTCGCTGCTGCTGGAGCTGCTGCCACCGCAGCACTGA
- a CDS encoding MFS transporter: protein MTVVQEKPPTYQRRSTRGLVPTLIFLGTVVAVVSSLGAPLIPKIAAADGVSVTDAQWSLTITLLVGAIATPIMGRLGDGPARRTVMLAGLVLVTAGCALAALPTGFAALLVGRGLQGAGLGLTPLAIATARDSLPPQRARPTMAMLSITTVAGVGLGYPVTGLIAEYGGLHLAYWFGAVVSLVALLTAGWIVPSSRHLPRVRLDVPGAVLLGAGLAALILFISEGDAWGWFSPRSVVAIVVAVVTTATWAGYELRHQRPLVDLRLLRHRGVLAADVAAVLAGLGMYLLISLVVQFVQTPVGTADGLGGSVVVAGLVLLPFSAGSFAASRITPVVVSRGGERLLIPAASALALAGMVLFGLLRHTIGELVVVMAVVGLAVGTVFAVMPGMITRAVPAQATGSAMSFNQVLRYVGYSTGSALSAEMLAVHTPSWQPYPSASGYTAAAFLGVALWLMSLAAGALLPAWHQPAGRARRCLTNRAARSRHE, encoded by the coding sequence ATGACGGTGGTACAGGAGAAGCCGCCCACGTATCAACGGCGCTCGACACGCGGTCTGGTCCCCACACTGATCTTCCTGGGCACCGTGGTCGCGGTGGTGAGCAGCCTCGGCGCGCCGCTCATCCCGAAGATCGCCGCGGCCGACGGCGTATCGGTGACCGACGCCCAGTGGTCTCTGACGATCACGCTACTGGTCGGGGCGATCGCGACGCCGATCATGGGCCGGCTCGGCGACGGTCCCGCACGGCGCACGGTGATGCTCGCAGGGCTCGTACTCGTCACGGCGGGTTGCGCGCTGGCCGCGCTGCCGACTGGGTTTGCCGCCCTGCTCGTCGGCCGGGGTTTGCAGGGCGCCGGTCTGGGCCTCACACCGCTGGCGATCGCGACGGCCCGCGACTCGCTGCCGCCGCAGCGCGCACGACCCACCATGGCCATGCTCTCCATCACCACGGTGGCCGGCGTCGGCCTCGGGTACCCGGTCACCGGACTGATCGCCGAGTACGGCGGGCTGCATCTGGCGTACTGGTTCGGGGCGGTGGTCAGTCTGGTCGCGCTGCTCACCGCGGGGTGGATCGTGCCGTCATCGCGTCACCTGCCCAGGGTCCGGCTCGACGTACCCGGTGCGGTTCTCCTCGGCGCCGGACTGGCGGCCCTGATCCTGTTCATCAGCGAGGGCGATGCCTGGGGTTGGTTCTCGCCGCGCTCGGTGGTGGCTATCGTCGTCGCGGTGGTGACGACGGCAACCTGGGCCGGGTACGAACTGCGCCACCAGCGGCCGCTGGTGGACCTGCGGCTGTTACGCCACCGCGGGGTACTGGCGGCGGACGTCGCCGCGGTGCTCGCCGGGCTCGGCATGTACCTGCTGATCTCCCTCGTGGTGCAGTTCGTGCAGACCCCTGTCGGTACGGCCGACGGGCTCGGCGGCTCAGTCGTCGTCGCGGGTCTCGTGCTGCTGCCGTTCTCCGCCGGCAGCTTCGCGGCTAGCCGGATCACGCCGGTAGTGGTCTCCCGCGGTGGCGAGCGGCTGCTGATCCCGGCCGCGTCCGCGCTCGCGCTCGCGGGCATGGTGCTGTTTGGGCTCCTCCGGCACACCATCGGGGAACTGGTGGTCGTGATGGCCGTGGTCGGGCTGGCGGTCGGTACGGTGTTCGCGGTCATGCCCGGCATGATCACTCGAGCCGTGCCGGCTCAGGCGACCGGCAGCGCGATGAGCTTCAACCAGGTGCTGCGCTACGTCGGCTACTCCACCGGCAGCGCGCTGAGCGCCGAGATGCTGGCCGTGCACACCCCGAGCTGGCAGCCGTACCCGTCCGCCTCCGGGTACACCGCCGCGGCCTTCCTCGGGGTGGCCCTGTGGCTGATGAGTCTGGCCGCCGGCGCACTGCTCCCGGCCTGGCACCAGCCAGCGGGCCGAGCGCGCCGGTGTCTCACAAACCGAGCGGCGAGGAGTCGGCATGAGTGA
- a CDS encoding peroxiredoxin family protein: MARLDNGQTFPTLEVPRTGGGTLRLPDEFAGHYGVVLIYRGSWCPYCTAQLAAFQRATDTLTALDVRVAALSVDDEPTTRALVDKHHLAFPVGHSADAEQVAALTGAYLNDDRRHLQSTGFVLGPDGSVLNAVYSSGAIGRLVPEDVAGLVRFLRSRA, from the coding sequence ATGGCTCGACTCGACAACGGCCAGACCTTTCCGACCCTCGAGGTGCCCCGTACCGGCGGGGGCACCCTCCGGCTACCCGATGAGTTCGCCGGGCATTACGGCGTCGTACTGATCTACCGGGGCTCCTGGTGCCCCTACTGCACCGCTCAGCTCGCGGCGTTCCAGCGCGCCACCGACACTCTCACTGCACTCGACGTCCGGGTCGCCGCGCTCTCCGTCGACGATGAACCCACCACCAGGGCGCTGGTCGACAAGCACCACCTCGCGTTCCCCGTCGGCCACAGCGCGGACGCCGAGCAGGTCGCCGCCCTGACCGGCGCGTACCTCAACGACGACCGCCGTCACCTGCAGTCGACCGGCTTCGTCCTCGGCCCGGACGGCTCCGTACTCAACGCCGTCTACTCCAGCGGGGCCATCGGCCGCCTCGTACCGGAGGATGTAGCCGGGCTGGTGCGCTTCCTGCGCTCCCGCGCCTGA
- a CDS encoding TetR/AcrR family transcriptional regulator, producing MTATRSTGLTARGARTRERIIEVTATLVFRQGAAGTSLDEVMAEAAVSKSQLYHYFADKDDLLRAVIDRQTGRILEAQRAQLDDLDSIEGLRRWRDLVVATQEAAGRVGGCPLGSLANELADRNENTRGVLDSSFRRWAARLADGLAAMRANGQLVSEADPAALAEAPIAALQGGLLLAKTRRTARPLARALDMAIAHINTLTPSGRRRG from the coding sequence ATGACAGCGACGAGGTCCACCGGGCTGACCGCCCGCGGTGCCCGGACCCGGGAGCGGATCATCGAGGTGACAGCCACCCTCGTTTTCCGCCAGGGCGCCGCCGGAACCAGCCTGGACGAGGTCATGGCCGAGGCGGCGGTCAGCAAATCGCAGCTCTACCACTACTTCGCCGACAAGGACGACCTGCTGCGGGCGGTGATCGACCGACAGACCGGCCGCATTCTGGAGGCTCAGCGCGCCCAACTGGACGACCTCGACTCGATCGAGGGTCTCCGGCGCTGGCGGGATCTGGTCGTCGCGACCCAGGAGGCCGCTGGCCGGGTCGGGGGGTGCCCGCTCGGTTCGTTGGCCAACGAGTTGGCCGACCGGAACGAGAACACCCGTGGTGTCCTCGATTCCTCCTTCCGGCGGTGGGCGGCGCGGCTGGCCGATGGGCTGGCCGCGATGCGGGCCAACGGGCAACTGGTGTCCGAGGCGGATCCCGCGGCCCTCGCCGAGGCGCCCATCGCCGCCCTGCAGGGCGGCCTGCTCCTGGCCAAGACCCGGCGGACCGCCCGACCGCTGGCCCGGGCCCTTGACATGGCCATCGCGCACATCAACACCCTCACGCCCAGCGGACGGCGCCGCGGATGA
- a CDS encoding Nramp family divalent metal transporter has product MGPVIGDGRSPAVTEPAAPVTELSDLQLLRSRGRLRGVLALLGPAFVAAVAYIDPGNFATNFTAGARFGYTLAWVIVVANLMAMLVQYLSAKAGVATGRDLPELCREHLPRPVSRGLWVQAEVIAMATDLAEFVGAAVGLNLLFGVPLFPAGLITAVVAFGILGLEQRGYRRFELAIVGLLCIVVLGFLYDLAVVGADPVGVADGMVPGLAGNDSLLLVAGIIGATVMPHVVYLHSALTKARVACRDDAERHELLRFQRLDVVVGLGAAGVINLSMLVIAASLFNRTGHADVDSIEAAHAGLGHLVGGGAALAFAVALLASGLSSSSVGTYAGQVVMQGFIRRRIPLFVRRGLTMLPALLVLGLGLPATDSLVVSQVVLSFGIPFALVPLLLLTRRADIMGSFVNSRATTAAAGGIAAVIIVLNVYLLYVTVLG; this is encoded by the coding sequence ATGGGCCCCGTAATCGGTGACGGCCGATCACCGGCCGTCACCGAGCCCGCCGCACCCGTCACCGAGCTGAGCGATCTGCAGCTGCTGCGCTCCCGCGGGCGGCTGCGCGGGGTGCTGGCGCTGCTCGGTCCGGCGTTCGTGGCAGCGGTTGCGTACATCGACCCCGGCAACTTCGCCACCAACTTCACCGCCGGCGCGAGGTTCGGGTACACGCTGGCCTGGGTGATCGTGGTGGCCAACCTCATGGCCATGCTGGTGCAGTACCTGTCGGCCAAGGCTGGCGTGGCGACCGGGCGTGACCTGCCGGAGCTGTGCCGCGAGCACCTGCCGCGCCCGGTCTCCCGGGGCCTGTGGGTCCAGGCAGAGGTGATCGCGATGGCGACCGACCTGGCCGAGTTCGTCGGCGCGGCGGTCGGGCTGAATCTGCTGTTCGGCGTACCGCTGTTCCCGGCCGGGCTGATCACCGCGGTCGTCGCGTTCGGGATCCTCGGCCTGGAGCAGCGCGGCTACCGGCGCTTCGAGCTTGCCATCGTCGGGCTGCTCTGCATCGTGGTTCTCGGTTTCCTCTATGACCTGGCCGTGGTCGGCGCCGACCCGGTCGGTGTCGCCGACGGGATGGTTCCCGGGCTCGCCGGCAACGACAGCCTGCTGCTCGTGGCGGGCATCATCGGCGCGACCGTGATGCCGCACGTGGTGTACCTGCACTCCGCCTTGACGAAGGCCCGGGTGGCCTGCCGGGATGACGCCGAGCGCCACGAGCTGCTGCGCTTCCAGCGGCTCGACGTGGTTGTCGGGCTCGGCGCGGCCGGTGTGATCAACCTGTCCATGCTGGTGATCGCGGCCTCGCTGTTCAACCGCACCGGCCATGCCGACGTCGACTCGATCGAGGCCGCCCACGCCGGGCTCGGCCACCTCGTCGGTGGCGGCGCGGCCCTCGCGTTCGCCGTGGCCCTGCTCGCCTCCGGACTGTCGTCGTCGAGCGTGGGCACCTACGCCGGGCAGGTCGTCATGCAGGGCTTCATCCGCCGGCGCATCCCGCTGTTCGTCCGGCGCGGGCTGACAATGCTCCCGGCACTGCTGGTGCTGGGGTTGGGCCTGCCGGCCACGGACAGCCTGGTCGTCTCGCAGGTGGTCCTGTCGTTCGGCATCCCCTTCGCTCTGGTCCCGTTGCTGTTGCTCACCCGCCGCGCGGACATCATGGGCTCGTTCGTCAACAGCCGGGCCACCACGGCGGCGGCAGGTGGCATCGCCGCAGTGATCATCGTATTGAACGTGTACCTGCTGTACGTCACGGTCCTCGGCTAG
- a CDS encoding ferritin-like domain-containing protein, whose translation MKKFIKEAVSRSAESDDDRRKLASMTDPTNPGAQSPDGSGPSDATVLNFALNLEYLEAEFYLRATTGQGLPDEMTTGTGTRGEVTGGGMVNFSNSVVRKFAREIASDEQQHVAFLRSALGEHAVSRPAISLDTSFTAAATAAGLIKSGEIFDPYANDLNFLFAAFLFEDVGVSAFKGAAPLLSNKTYLDAAAGMLATEAYHAGIVRHALYNEGMIDDAVFAGVQKLSDARNSLDGPVDDDQGIGTSAEANLIPNDANGITYGRSAQSVLNIVYLNASPANSGGFYPSGLNGDITMSGGAPS comes from the coding sequence GTGAAGAAGTTCATCAAAGAGGCGGTGTCGCGCAGCGCGGAGTCGGATGACGATCGACGGAAGCTCGCGTCGATGACGGACCCGACGAACCCCGGCGCGCAATCGCCGGACGGCTCTGGGCCGAGTGACGCGACGGTCCTGAACTTCGCCCTCAACCTCGAATACCTCGAAGCCGAGTTCTACCTGCGCGCCACCACGGGGCAGGGACTGCCCGACGAGATGACCACCGGTACCGGCACCCGGGGTGAGGTGACCGGTGGGGGCATGGTCAACTTCAGCAACTCGGTAGTGCGCAAGTTCGCACGGGAGATCGCGTCGGACGAGCAGCAGCATGTGGCCTTCCTGCGGTCCGCCCTCGGGGAGCACGCCGTTTCCCGTCCGGCGATCTCTCTTGACACGAGCTTCACCGCAGCGGCCACCGCGGCCGGGCTCATCAAGTCGGGCGAAATATTCGACCCGTACGCCAACGATCTCAACTTCCTGTTCGCCGCGTTCCTGTTCGAGGACGTCGGCGTCTCCGCGTTCAAAGGAGCGGCACCGCTGCTGTCCAACAAGACGTACCTGGACGCTGCCGCGGGTATGCTCGCCACGGAGGCGTACCACGCCGGGATCGTCCGCCACGCGCTCTACAACGAAGGCATGATCGACGATGCCGTCTTCGCGGGCGTGCAGAAGCTCTCCGACGCCCGCAACAGTCTCGACGGACCGGTCGACGACGACCAGGGTATCGGCACCAGCGCCGAGGCGAACCTTATTCCTAACGACGCCAACGGCATCACCTACGGCCGCTCGGCCCAGTCGGTCCTGAATATCGTGTACCTCAACGCGAGCCCGGCGAACTCCGGCGGCTTCTATCCCTCCGGCCTCAACGGCGACATCACGATGAGCGGCGGGGCCCCCAGCTAG
- a CDS encoding IS5 family transposase codes for MAERPAYPSDLSDARWALIAPRLTAWRQARTDAGVGGRIATHDLREIFNAILYVNRTGIAWRYLPHDFPPWQTVYGYFTAWTGDGIFTQLNYDLTALARARAGRTTQPSACVIDTQSVKTSTNASAATQGIDAGKKIVGRKRGIVTDTLGLLLAVIVTAASASDNTIGIDLLEQAKATHPALTKTWVDAGFKNKVIEHGATLGIDVEVVAKDPHVKGFSVVKRRWVVERTLGWIMLHRRLARDYEALPGNSANMIRIAMIDNLARRLTNETTPTWRDT; via the coding sequence ATGGCCGAGCGACCCGCCTACCCCTCTGACCTGTCCGACGCCCGCTGGGCGCTGATCGCGCCACGGCTGACCGCCTGGCGCCAGGCCCGCACCGACGCCGGCGTCGGCGGACGTATCGCCACCCACGACCTGCGGGAAATCTTCAACGCCATCCTCTACGTCAACCGCACCGGCATCGCCTGGCGCTACCTGCCGCATGACTTCCCGCCCTGGCAGACCGTCTACGGCTACTTCACCGCCTGGACCGGCGACGGCATCTTCACCCAGCTCAACTACGACCTCACCGCACTGGCCCGCGCCAGGGCCGGACGCACCACGCAACCGTCGGCCTGCGTCATCGACACCCAGAGCGTGAAGACCTCCACCAACGCATCTGCCGCCACGCAGGGCATCGACGCCGGCAAGAAGATCGTCGGACGCAAACGCGGCATCGTCACCGACACCCTCGGCCTGCTCCTCGCCGTCATCGTCACCGCCGCCAGCGCCAGCGACAACACCATCGGTATCGACCTGCTGGAACAGGCCAAAGCCACCCACCCAGCCCTCACCAAAACCTGGGTCGACGCCGGCTTCAAGAACAAGGTCATCGAACACGGCGCCACCCTCGGCATCGACGTCGAGGTCGTCGCCAAAGACCCACACGTCAAAGGGTTCTCCGTGGTCAAACGCCGTTGGGTCGTCGAACGAACCCTGGGCTGGATCATGCTCCACCGGCGCTTGGCCCGCGACTACGAAGCCCTGCCCGGGAACTCCGCCAACATGATCCGCATCGCCATGATCGACAACCTCGCCAGACGACTCACCAATGAAACCACCCCAACCTGGCGAGACACCTAA